The Pyrus communis chromosome 14, drPyrComm1.1, whole genome shotgun sequence sequence ATCTATTACCAGAAAATGAAGTCCTACTTATCTTTGGCAATGATAAAGTTTGAGAAAGCTAGTATATATAGGACAGACTGCCCCATGAAGGTATTAAAACAGCATGTGCTCTGCTCATTTTCCTACTAATGCCTCTATTTTATAATCAGCGAATATTTAGTCGAATGAGGATTTGGGTCAATTTATGATGAGTGGCAGATGAAATCTTTGGTTCAAAGTAAATAGATTATGTGGCAGGGTTGCATTTTAAAAAGTCTGAAGTTGCGTTTAAGTTTGGACGGCTAGTTTTCTTTGACAGCTTCTAGTGGTTTCTCTGTGttgattaattattcaattcaacCTTTGGTAACCTTCCTTTATGTGTTCCAATAACTTTAATGTTTGAACTTTACTTTAGCAAACAAGTGAGCTACTAGTCTCTATGGCAATCTGCTCATATGTTTTTGGCCTTTTATACAAGTCAAATCAagtttttgtttgcttttatgCCCTTTTGGATCGTTTGATACCAAGTTTGAGTCCAGATATGTATTGTTCTACAGGTTCTTCATGGCTAAATACCATGAGTTCTATGAGGACGCGGCTTCGGTTGGTCGTGGCAATAGCAAGTTTGAGTCCAGATCCATATAATGTTCTCCAGTTCTTTATGGCTGAATACGTTGAGTTTTATGGCGACGCAGCTTCGGTTGGTGGGGGCAATCAAGGTTTAGGATTATAAGTTAATTTAGGTATTCAGTTATTGTGAGTGGTATGAGCTTGGTTTTGATGTACAATTTAAGTTTATCTAATGAATATCATTtcctataaaataaaaaaataaaaaaaaaacttgagaaATTTGCTTACTTGGAGTCATCAGATTTAAGCCAAGTAAAATACATAAGATTAGttgaaggaatgaaaatgaGTTCAAGGGAGAACCAGGGTCGTCTTTGAGATTTCGGAGACTATGTGCCAAATTTATAAAAAGATCGCTCCTTAAGATAGTTTTCCAAAAAAGTCGGACAATGTATTAATGCCAGAAAACAataacttaaatcaaaacaaactttaggaCTCACTAATTATAAGTTTacaaatatcattaaataacaagaaaaaaaagagctaCAAATATAACCTTGACTACATAATCTAAAGCAGTAcaatcttaaacaaccaaacaataaaaaagtttCAAAAACTCTAACTTTAAAATTTCGCTTGAATATATAGCATTAttagataataaaataaaatcctttTTAGGGTGTTGTTTCAAATATCTCATTGTGGactccaaatttttatatttagaaagaaaatatatacacTTATAAAGAATGTAGAATGTGATTTTAAAGTACTAACAAAAACTTTTGGGGGGACTTTCAAACTTAAAACCCTGTGTGATTTCACTATTCGCTCCCTCAAAGCCGCCTCCGGAGAGAACCCCAAGTTTTCTGTTTTCTTAACTCTATTATATGCCTAGGGCACTTAGCTAGAGTATATTTACTTGATCCGGTAAATATGTGTGCATTATGTATTGTCTTTGttatattatgatttttttttttcaaacgatagatttgttaAATCAAACGTTAGATTAAGAAGCTGACAAAGTTTAAACTCACGTCGTAGTACAAAGACAACATTCATCTCTATCACTGTGGGAGCGGACTACTTGCTTATATTATGATTCATTGAATGCCTGTTGTTTTTCTTACtcgataaagaaaataaaaaaaggggcgGGTGGGTAGGTGGTTGATTTGTCAaccaaagaaattgaagagtttgATCCCATAAATTAATTTCTCAAAGTTCAACTGACATGCATGTGTGCTAATCATATcttagaagaaagaaaaggtcATTTTGGTTCCGGTCCCTAATCAATCTAGTTGTTAGAACGGaactttatttgtttaaattgtttgatTAAGGTCCCTAGAATCATTTAAGGGATTTAAATCATGCATTTATGTATTCAATGTCCCATaagttatgaaatttaaacaaatctaaataatattgttacaaatataacaattacgtaaaaatcaataatagagtAATTTGTTCTTCGCATAGTTCtagcaaaaaaaacaaaaatgtaccCACGTAATTATTAATATAGTGTAAGTaataactattgatatattttaaagcATAAAATAAACTCATATAATTACCATGGGTACGTTCATAaatattggtacaaattaaattaaaaatatgggtacatattaaaattcaaaactatgggtacatataattagcatgggtacgtTCATAAATAGTGgtccaaattaaattaaaaatataggtgcatatgaaaatgattaataatttttcatttttaaattgacATAGAATGActtgtaaataatttaatattcaaataatgaCATGAAGTAAAGTCAAGGGATCTtgatcaaaaatgaaaaatgaataaggtttCAATTAATGAGAAGGAGAAATGAGGGATGAGAActtaatttatcaaaaaaaaaaaaaagtgggaaTTCAAATCTGGACACCcttcacagaaatgaaaaatgaaagttaCAGAAAGTAAACCACGACCAGTTGATAAGTAGCTGAAAATGAATTATTTATAGCTATTAGATGGATATATAAGAAACTTGTTAAGGAAAAACTTTTACAATAATTTCATATTACGGTAGTGTTTAGCTTCATAAACCCAAACTTTATAATACAGCAGCTTGGGTATTATGTCATTGCCATATGTTAATAACTAGCaacataaaatatttacactaccAATTTTTTTCCCAGTTTCTGGTATAACTTGGGGCAACTCTGTAATTGTAACAACAACATGGGGGCAATCCCGGTTGGGactattttgtttcttggtgtCTGATTTCTCTGGTGACACAGTTGCTTCAACAGTCTCAAAATTTGCAATTGGTGCAAGTTCATTGACAGACTCAATGATTTTCTCAGAGCAGTTGGAAACATCAAGCAGAAGTGAGCCAACTGTGGCTGCTGGCATCACTTCTAAAAGCGCTGCATCTTCCCACAGCCCAGATTTAAGTAAGGATCTGAGGGACTTGGCTGCAGCTTTTGCCTCGGCAATGTGGATATCAACAGAGGGTGATTTGGTCATTTCCTTGAAGCCTAATGCTAGTTCCTTAAGTGCCTTGCCAGTTTCCAAGCTTAATTTTGTGCATGATTCTTGAATTTTAATTAGAATTTCTGGCGATACCTGCAAATTAAAATACACCATAATGGTCAGTCAAGTTAATTGAGCATGCATTATAATTATATAACATTAtttaattgattagttttatattatttttcccGTTCATGCATGTACGTTGCCATATTGCGCAAGCACTGTCTTTTCACATATAAGTCCATTAACAATACAAACCCTAACTTGTAGTATATGCTctagcgttttttttttttgtttatatatagtTTTATATGTAGGTGCTAAATTAGATCGACTAAACCTTGTATTTAGACAAAAACTATATGTTAATAGGGGTTTTGTATAAATACTTGGTTGTCAGAAGTGAGCCGGCTATGAAGTGCTTCAATCCGGTAGGCACATTGTCTAGTTAAAGTTCCAACTTGAAGGTATTGCTTCCATGGATGACAAAAAAGGAAACGACCGTGACCAGGTTCCCATCTTGCAAAATTAGCCTGAAATAACACTTATGAATAATCATCCAGGgagaaagatagagagagagagagagagagagagagagagagagagatctagaGAGACAACTTTACTCACCAAGGAATCCTCACTAGCTTTAGAATTGAGAACAGTTTTGTATCCTTGGAGAAATGCCTTGTCATCTTTAGACTCTACATCCTCTAATGTTTTGAAGTACTCGTCTCCAAATCCTgtaaattttttcaatttatcacgttTTATAATTAATATGATACTAAGAAATGGAAAAGGACAATCACTACTTGAAATAGCATGGTAGTTTGTTATCCAGAACTACTATTTGATTGTTTGAGTTAAAGCataaatttttgtatttaaattttGCCAATTTGGTAGGTACTTATCACACTGTTCCACATGTTATGTCATTAAATTGTtgattattttaagttttaaccaaaCTTTCAAAAGAAATTCAAGCTTGATGGGATTGTTTTTGCTCGACTGCAGTACCAACCCAATTAAAACACGACAAATATCTCAAAAACCATGATAACCCCTTACAAAGTTGGGAGATGTTATTTGCGTTTCGAAAAAGTTATCATACATTCTTTTAAGTACATTTTTTATAAATGTAAAAAGTACATAATAACtttttttagagtgtcaataacaatctTTTATAAGTTCTTTCCATATTGAAATAAGAATATTTAAAGTAAGTGCAAAGATTTGATAtcatagtatatatatatatatcatcccAAATGCTTTATGTTTAggttaatatgtatatattaatataccTTCTAAGAAGTTTCCTAGCTCTTTTATGTTGTTAGCAATGAGGTTATGAAGATCTTCACCAGCCCATACAGGGCAAACCACAATGGATATGATCACACAGGCAGAGCCACCAATAAAGATGGTTGACAGCCTCTTGTGGGCCAACTCCAATATTTCATCAACTCGAAAACCGGACACAGATATCAAAGAGAAGGTCAAAATAAAGATCAACAACCCGTAGTCATATCGTGCCTTGATTTTGGGAAAAAATCGTATAAATGTTGATGTCGCAGCTGCAAAAACACAAAGATTTgttaagagagaaaaaagaaagtatTGATGTTTGTTTAAGAGTAAGCGATATACCTTGTAGGAAGACGAAGACGCCAATTACTATGGGCTCGCCTATTTGTCCAGATAGGCTAGCTAGGTGATGAGCCCCAATACCAAGAGCACCAGCTACTAGTGTTGCCATAGCTCTATTTAATCCCTTTCCAAGAGTAGCTCCTAGATGCATGTCAATAAAAAAGACACTGAGATTAATAAAGTTTTTTTCTTAACATACGCATCAACTGTCACATAATACGATTAGATGTGTAATGTAGTCGTCATGCAACATTTAATGGAGTACGTATAAAGGAGATGATCAACATACCTACTGAGAACTCAAAGACAACAACGACAGTCATGACAGCCCACATTGCAGAGACACCAAAGTTGTTGTAAAGTGGCTGATAGTAGTAGAATAATGAGACCAAGGTGAGTGCAAATCCAACTTTAAAAGAATGAACGATTCTTCTGGGGTCGTCTTGCCCAAGCTCTTTTGTCATCTTTGCAAGCTCGGAGACTTTGCAAGTAATCATGGCAGACATGGCTTTGAGCTTCAGCCACCAACTAGTTAATAACCCTACTTTCTCATGACTTGCAGACTCCATCACTATGGCCAGAACGAAGGATGTATGACTAACAAGCAGCTTTGCACGAACTGGgagacagagaaagagagagagagagagagagagatgcttTGGGAGGCGCACCACAGGCATGCTATTTATAAGGGAAAAAGAGTATAAGTGAAGATTTTAAAAAGAAAGATTATATTCATACATCCTAAATTACTTCTTCcacattcttttaattttttaatatttttttatcaaatgtcaatgatgtgtagaaaatattaaaaaattaaaaagatttgAGAAAAGTAATTTAGAATGCGTGAATaaaatatttctttaaaaatattatttgaagtCCATCGacacgagaaatttttaggagtgccgggtacaccaaaaaattttggtgtaccctcactcataatgGTGTACCCTCACTTTTTGTaccctcacttatttttcaataaataaataaaatcaaattctaatgagtgagggtacaccaaaattttttggtgtacccggcactcctaaaaatttctccatcgACACGTTTGGGGCCCATTGTTCTGTACGGTGCAAGTACAAGAAGTTTCAGAGAAACCAATGGTTGAAAATGCAAAGTGAAAAATGTAAGTGCGTCGCACCTCTGGATGGATGTTGTTACCCATTAACTACAAGGGCCAACAATTTGATCCTCAAGGTCAAGGGTAAAGAGGGTAAAGAGTACATACTGAACCAAACATTCTGATTTGCCTAAAATGTCATTTTCAGGCCCAAAAGTCGAATTTTACTTCAACGTTGTTATCTATGTACATATCGAATCTGTTATTTACAAAACTTAATCCGATCGGACTTGGTATTTTGGATAGGGCTGTGCTAGGATTGAAATGGATAGGATGAGAGTTTTGTCTAATGCttgtaaaattgtaaaaaagaaaatacaagtgGTGGATTGCCCTGATGGATAAGATCTTTCCTTTCAATCCTATGCGTACCAGATTCAAACATTTTCTCTCCCCTTATTGCAGTTTCAAATAACAATATCTATTTAATCTCAagttaaagaattaaaaaaaaaaaaaaaaaaaaaaaaaagacttaaaCACAAACCCAAATTCTTACCCACACCTTTAAATAGGGTTTTTAGGAAAGAATCAGGAGGAGGAAAACGCGAACCTCCGTGTGTTGCACTTGAAACCCATGTATGATCGATAGGTTAGAAAGTTCCTGTTATTTTGGACTCAAATTCAAAATAGTATCTTGTGTGCAGCCCTTAACCCCACCAAACAGTAACTTAGACTCATGTCCAATTTGATGAGCCATGTTTTGTTTGATCTAGCCCCACCAAACGAAACTGATGTATATTTTACAATGTTCAGCAAAATAGATCAATGTAATTTTGGGTGTTGCTAATGCACTTCAAATACTTTATATACTATGGAAATATATAAGTACTTTTGTCTGAACTTCGTACACAATTGACATGACATGATAATGTATAGGGGAAGAAGTAATCCAAAAATGTTGGATTGCTGAGATCTTCTGACCATCTATCTTATCCTAAAGTGTTCATAGTCATAGTATTATCAAATGAACATTGATAATCCGGAAAGATTGGTACACACTATGTCTGCTCAATTGGGAGGATGGCTAATGTCAAGCCATTTGTATGGAGACACTTAGACAAGTATTTAGGTACCAATCGAGAGTGAGTTTGCTAAACGCAATCAAATACTTATATGGAGTTGCAATGACGCAAGTAATCCTCTGACTTGAGACACCATGGTTGTCTTGTGGATAAGTCAATGATCATTTGCCGATGCAACATGACAATACCTCATCTTGGGTGTGTTTTCATGTATCGTTAGGGTCCTTGACTTATTCATAAAGGCATATGCATGAACAACAAGGGATATCTAACCTTCAATAAGAGAAAGAGAATATTCTACGATGTAATTCAATAATTTATCGCTAGTAAAAAAACATACTTGCACGACTGAGCAAATTACGTTGCGCAAGGACATTTTGCGCAACGTTGACAACTAAGCGTCACGCAGGGAAATTTTGCACAATgggactttgcgcgacaaagacTTCTGTCACGCAAAACAGTTTAGGGCAACAAAGGTGTACCTTCGTCGCACAATGATGGggaaaaaacaataaaagctTTGGTTTGGTGCCAGAAAATTGGGCGACGGACCACCCGCATCGCGCAAATAGTCATTGCAATTGCAATCCGATAGGTTCTCCAAACTATTCTATATTGGCTTCGGTAGTCATAACACATGGCTAGATTTCACTCATGACTTGTGGGCCCTCTTGATGAATAACTACATAGGCTTCAATGattgagaaaattaaagaaagtgTTAATTCATTAAGTGATTGTAGTAGTAcctgttggaagtatgcccataaagccactcatttgatgtaatagctctTGGAATACTTATTATGTTAAACTATTATTTGTTTAATGAAAGGGAAAAGCTTATTGAttatcactatttattgtatccAGTGTTTAAGCAATAACAAAATCTAAGGAATGTATTAACCCTAAGAGAGAAGTCACCTAAGTATGTTAGATCAATGAGACATTTCTCTTGTGTTctttcctagccataggattgctagTTGGGCACTGACAACCCGTAAGCTTATTATATGTTAACTCAAGCAAAAGTACGATTAGTCTTAAGTTATTAAATGTTAAgacactaagacaaacacataggtgctcgaaagggTATTGAGTACACTGAAAAATGATCAATAGAGATTTCTAACATatatgtcatgtaagaactcataAGTTGCAACAATGCAAAGTAGTTGTTTGACTTGAGACATTATTGGGGGACTTTTAGGTCAAGGTGGACTTGGGCTTTGAGAACGTCATCTTGTCTCCCTTGGTTCAGTTTCATACCAATTCCCAGAATATCTCGAAAGAATTAGCACGTCTTAGGAGATATCTTGGTTAGATCAATGACTCGAAGATTAGCACGATTAAGCAAATAATGCTTACTCAAGTGAAGCatggtgtggaagctagaagTTCATCAGTTTTGCATGAAAGAGAGAAAGGTTGGGTTATTATGTGGTGTTCTCTGTTGGATAATCTGTCCTAAGGTGGTAACAAGGCTTCTGATGGCCGGAATACTCAGGGGAAGATTATGGAAAATACTAATGTTTCAGAGTGATGCCTCAtaggtttctttttttctctatgTTATCATATCCTTCCTCTAAAGTTCTTGACCTATATTTGTAGTTGAATGATTCCTTCCCTAGGGAATCTCTAATTATGACTTGGTTCTTTCTGCCCTTTTTCCTGAGTTCTTTTGTTACCCTTCATTTAGGTGCAAGATGGCTAGGCGTTGCCCCTCTGTGAAACCTATATCATGCCTCTTTCCCAAGGCTTTACCTTCATGGGTTTGCCTTCAACAGGCATTACTTTTGGTAGGGCACCTCATAGCTTTCAGGCATTGAAGTTCTACATGACCTGGGAAAGGAACGTCAGCCCCTATGTTCATTAAATAATTGTTCTATTGGGCTTTCATGTGAGCTTAGAGCTAGGATTTGGTTCCTTTCTAATTGGATTGGTTAGCTTGTTAAGGAAATGGATAAATTAAGTATGTTCTCTCTCCATGCTTGCCTATGTGGACTACAAGGGTTATGGGCTCAGATCTTTGGGCCCCCAAGCAGCCCAAAGTATTTTGTAATCTTGCCTCCACATAGACCCAATAAACTTATGTAACCATCCACATCACAATTCATTTGACAAGCCCCGAGCATGTGACTTGGTATTATTTTAGCATGACGAATAGCTAGGCATGGGCATGGCGTGATTTATATGAATATCTAGCTTAATCACTGTAGCATGGCATGGTTGTGAATATATTCCTTCCTTGATCCCATACCTTTGCATGTATTTGGGCTTGACTTGGAGCTCGTGTGAAGATTAGGCCTTGAGACTTGGTTGGACTTGCTCATGACATTTTTGCGCTTCAATGGATATTATGGTTGTCtagtggttaggtccttgatctttgattgtgtCAAGGACATTCCATTGAGAATGTCCACGATATTGTTGGGGTTAAGCTACCTAGTCATGTAGACATGTTAACGTGCAATAAGGGATCCCTAACCTTCCATGGTCGAAGGAGAGTACTTTGAGATATAACTGAGGAGTCTTTGACCAAATCATATGAACGAGATTTATGAAGaacgttccaaatcacattcaagagaATTATTATCACATTggagtagacatgaaacaaactatcacttaaaaaATGTGGTCAAGAGTGTTAAATTGGAGAAAGGTCgtttgcattgtagttgtaattAACTGAATAGGTGCTCCAACCATTTCTACTTAGTTTGGATAGCCATGATATACTAGTaagtgtcactcatggtttatggaagccctaagtattagcaaacactaatcctCAACAAAAGGAGAATTGAAAGTTAGTCTCATTTCACAATCGATTCTTAACAGTTACAATCGCCCTGCCTCGCTAATTGAACCTAGTGAGTCGTACACCGAATAAGGATGAACGTGAAGAAATATCAATGAGTTGGATAATCAATTAAGTTAG is a genomic window containing:
- the LOC137714088 gene encoding aluminum-activated malate transporter 2-like, whose translation is MESASHEKVGLLTSWWLKLKAMSAMITCKVSELAKMTKELGQDDPRRIVHSFKVGFALTLVSLFYYYQPLYNNFGVSAMWAVMTVVVVFEFSVGATLGKGLNRAMATLVAGALGIGAHHLASLSGQIGEPIVIGVFVFLQAATSTFIRFFPKIKARYDYGLLIFILTFSLISVSGFRVDEILELAHKRLSTIFIGGSACVIISIVVCPVWAGEDLHNLIANNIKELGNFLEGFGDEYFKTLEDVESKDDKAFLQGYKTVLNSKASEDSLANFARWEPGHGRFLFCHPWKQYLQVGTLTRQCAYRIEALHSRLTSDNQVSPEILIKIQESCTKLSLETGKALKELALGFKEMTKSPSVDIHIAEAKAAAKSLRSLLKSGLWEDAALLEVMPAATVGSLLLDVSNCSEKIIESVNELAPIANFETVEATVSPEKSDTKKQNSPNRDCPHVVVTITELPQVIPETGKKIGSVNILCC